One genomic window of Podarcis muralis chromosome 9, rPodMur119.hap1.1, whole genome shotgun sequence includes the following:
- the PCDH7 gene encoding protocadherin-7 isoform X4 codes for MWKMRTLLGFVQCCYCCCCFLLLLPPPLWVSLAAAKQVLRYRLAEEGPADIRIGNVASDLGIVTGSGEVTFSLESGSDYLKIDNMTGELSTTERRIDREKLPQCQMIFDENECFLDFEVSVIGPSQSWVDLFEGRVIILDINDNTPTFPSPVLTLTVEENRPVGTLYLLPTATDRDFGRNGIERYELLQEPDGGRRGGGSSASATSDSALYPGGGKRRQEADGGARSSVFELQVADTPDGEKQPQLIVKGALDREQRDSYELTLRVRDGGDPARSSQAILRVLITDVNDNSPRFEKSVYEADLAENSSPGTPILQLRAADSDVGVNGQIEYVFGAATESVRRLLRLDESSGWLSVLHRIDREEVNQLRFTVMARDRGQPPKTDKATVVLNIRDENDNVPTIDIRKIGRIPLRDGVASVAEDVLVDTPIALVQVSDRDQGENGVVTCTVVGDVPFQLKPASEGEGEPQNKRKYFLHTSAPLDYEAVRDYNVVIVAVDSGSPSLSSNNSLLVRVGDTNDNPPVFSQAVLEVSFPENNAPGERVATVIATDADSGKNAEIAYSLEPSPLSAESPGGLFTIDPDSGDVRVQAVLDREQRDTYEFQVTARDKGVPSLQGSTTVVVRVADRNDNEPRFMQDVFTFYVKENLQPNSPVGMVTVMDADKGRNAQLSLSIQPGDQAQGAPGIFSIENDTGTIYSTVSFDRELQTSYTFKVKAVDGGEPARSATATVSLFVMDENDNAPVVTSPANSSYTVLPPSSNVRSVVTTVQAKDADAGQNAELSYSIVGGNPFKLFEIDPSSGVVSLVGKLAPKHYGLHRLVVQVNDSGQPPQSTTALLHVFVNESLANATVVESQVARSLHTPLAHDIAGDPSYELSKQRLSIVVGVVAGIMTVVLLILVVVMARYCRSKGKHGGYEAGKKDHEDFFTPQQHDKAKKPKKDKKGKKQGKQPLYSSIVTVEASKPNGQRYDGVNEKLSGDSPSMSRYRSVNGGPGSPDLARHYKSSSPLPTVQLHPQSPTAGKKHQAVQELPPANTFVGAGDNISIGSDHCSEYSCQASSKYSKQDKNATFLRTSWGKKYSDKAQAMLKQPKKKRETKLSTFLIK; via the coding sequence ATGTGGAAGATGCGGACGCTCCTGGGCTTTGTGcagtgctgctactgctgctgctgcttcttgctcTTGCTGCCGCCTCCGCTTTGGGTTAGCCTGGCGGCGGCTAAGCAAGTGCTGAGATACCGGCTGGCCGAGGAGGGACCTGCCGACATCCGCATCGGCAACGTGGCTTCGGACCTGGGCATCGTGACGGGCTCGGGCGAGGTGACGTTCAGCCTGGAGTCCGGCTCCGACTACCTGAAGATCGACAACATGACGGGCGAGTTGAGCACCACCGAGAGGCGCATCGACCGCGAGAAGCTGCCGCAGTGCCAGATGATCTTCGACGAGAACGAGTGCTTCTTGGACTTCGAGGTGTCCGTGATCGGCCCGTCGCAGAGCTGGGTGGACCTCTTCGAAGGCCGGGTCATCATCCTGGACATCAACGACAACACCCCTACCTTCCCCTCCCCCGTGCTCACCCTTACCGTCGAGGAGAACCGCCCCGTGGGCACCCTCTACCTGCTGCCCACTGCCACCGACAGGGACTTCGGGCGCAACGGCATCGAGCGCTACGAGCTGCTCCAAGAGCCCGATGGGGGCCGACGGGGCGGGGGGAGTTCGGCTTCTGCCACCTCCGACAGCGCCCTCTACCCCGGGGGCGGCAAGAGGAGGCAAGAGGCTGACGGCGGGGCCCGGAGCAGCGTGTTTGAGCTGCAGGTGGCGGACACCCCCGATGGCGAGAAGCAGCCCCAGTTGATCGTCAAAGGGGCGCTGGATCGGGAGCAGAGGGACTCGTACGAGCTGACTCTGCGGGTGCGCGACGGCGGAGATCCGGCGCGCTCCTCGCAGGCCATCTTGAGAGTGCTTATCACCGACGTGAACGACAACAGCCCCCGCTTCGAGAAGAGCGTCTACGAGGCCGACCTGGCTGAGAACAGCAGCCCCGGCACCCCGATCCTGCAGCTGAGGGCGGCGGACTCCGACGTCGGGGTGAACGGCCAGATCGAGTACGTCTTCGGGGCAGCCACCGAGTCCGTGCGCCGCCTGCTGCGCCTCGACGAGTCGTCGGGCTGGCTCAGCGTGCTGCACCGCATCGACCGCGAGGAAGTGAACCAGCTCCGCTTCACCGTCATGGCCAGGGACCGCGGGCAGCCCCCCAAGACGGACAAGGCCACGGTGGTGCTCAACATCCGCGACGAGAACGACAACGTGCCCACCATCGACATCCGTAAGATCGGGCGCATCCCGCTGCGCGACGGCGTGGCCAGCGTGGCCGAAGACGTCCTGGTGGACACCCCCATCGCCCTGGTGCAAGTGTCCGACCGGGATCAGGGCGAGAACGGCGTGGTGACCTGCACCGTGGTGGGCGACGTGCCTTTCCAGCTCAAGCCGGCCAGCGAGGGTGAAGGGGAGCCCCAGAACAAGCGCAAGTATTTCCTGCACACCTCGGCGCCTCTGGACTATGAGGCCGTGCGAGACTACAACGTGGTCATCGTGGCCGTGGACTCGGGCAGCCCCAGCCTGTCCAGCAACAACTCCCTGCTGGTGCGCGTCGGGGACACCAACGACAACCCGCCCGTTTTCAGCCAGGCCGTGCTGGAGGTATCCTTCCCGGAGAACAACGCTCCCGGAGAGCGCGTGGCCACGGTGATAGCCACGGACGCCGACAGTGGCAAGAACGCCGAGATTGCCTATTCCCTGGAGCCTTCCCCGCTCTCTGCCGAGTCTCCCGGAGGCCTCTTCACCATCGACCCCGATTCCGGGGACGTGCGCGTCCAGGCCGTTTTGGATCGCGAGCAGAGGGACACCTACGAGTTCCAGGTGACGGCCCGGGACAAAGGGGTCCCGTCGCTGCAGGGCTCCACCACGGTGGTGGTGCGCGTGGCCGACCGCAACGACAACGAGCCGCGCTTCATGCAGGACGTGTTCACCTTCTACGTCAAGGAGAACCTGCAGCCCAACAGCCCAGTGGGCATGGTGACAGTGATGGACGCCGACAAGGGGCGCAACGCGCAGCTCAGCCTCTCCATACAGCCCGGGGACCAAGCGCAAGGCGCGCCGGGCATCTTCTCCATCGAGAACGACACGGGCACCATCTACTCGACGGTCTCGTTCGACCGCGAGCTGCAGACCAGCTACACCTTCAAGGTAAAGGCCGTGGATGGAGGAGAGCCGGCCCGCTCGGCCACGGCCACCGTGTCGCTCTTCGTCATGGATGAGAACGACAACGCGCCCGTGGTCACGTCTCCGGCCAACAGCTCCTACACGGTGCTGCCGCCGTCCAGCAACGTGCGCTCCGTGGTGACCACGGTGCAGGCCAAAGACGCGGACGCTGGCCAGAACGCGGAGCTGAGCTATAGCATCGTGGGCGGCAACCCGTTCAAGCTGTTCGAGATCGACCCGTCGAGCGGCGTCGTGTCTCTGGTGGGCAAGCTGGCGCCCAAGCACTACGGCCTGCACCGCCTGGTGGTGCAGGTCAACGACAGCGGGCAGCCTCCGCAGTCCACCACGGCGCTGCTGCACGTCTTCGTCAACGAGAGCCTGGCCAACGCCACCGTCGTGGAGAGCCAAGTGGCGCGCAGCCTGCACACGCCGCTGGCGCACGACATCGCCGGCGACCCCAGCTACGAGTTAAGCAAGCAGCGCCTCAGCATCGTCGTGGGCGTGGTGGCCGGCATCATGACCGTGGTCCTGCTCATCCTGGTGGTCGTCATGGCGCGCTACTGCCGCTCCAAGGGCAAGCACGGCGGCTACGAGGCCGGCAAGAAGGACCACGAGGACTTCTTCACGCCGCAGCAGCACGACAAGGCCAAGAAGCCCAAGAAGGACAAGAAAGGCAAGAAGCAAGGCAAGCAGCCCCTCTACAGCAGCATCGTCACGGTCGAGGCTTCCAAGCCCAATGGGCAGCGCTACGACGGCGTCAACGAGAAGCTGTCCGGGGACAGCCCCAGCATGAGCCGCTACCGCTCCGTCAACGGCGGGCCCGGCAGCCCGGATCTGGCCAGGCATTACAAATCCAGCTCGCCTTTGCCCACGGTGCAGCTGCACCCGCAGTCCCCCACCGCCGGGAAAAAACACCAGGCCGTCCAGGAACTGCCCCCGGCCAACACCTTCGTAGGCGCTGGGGACAACATCTCCATCGGCTCGGACCACTGCTCCGAGTACAGCTGTCAAGCCAGCAGCAAGTACAGCAAGCAG